One part of the Leptolyngbya sp. FACHB-261 genome encodes these proteins:
- a CDS encoding glycosyltransferase family 39 protein, producing MRVQKLRFNRLQVFVLSLLVLGVFWRCFNLDHKVYWGDETFTSFRIAGYTETEIIQQAFNGQVITVDELQKYQQVTPEKDLGDTLRSLSLKDSQLPPLYFVLVRFWVQLFGNSVTVTRSLSVVFSLLVFPAFYWLCRELFASPKVAWITLALAAVSPFQVLYGQEARPYSLLMVTTLLSSAALLRALRLKTTLSWGLYAITMALGFYTFLLSALVAIGHGIYVLICEGLRLSKTTIAYLLASLTSGVLFAPWLWVVISSLSTINQTTSWKSREMTLLPLLSMWARNISYDFFDVQLGYNDPVPYLIPPLVILVIYSFYFVWRRAPKQALFITTLTASTALPPVWSDLMTGGVMSTAARYFIPSYLGIKLAVAYLLATQLTNSSKQPNAQQRWRLALATLSLIGVISCAVMSEAETWWNRYQSYYIPQVAREINKAEQPLVVADGLSNQGNIMALGYRLDPKVRLQLVVAPEIPKIPDGFSDVFLFKPNQQFREQIERENRRHGELVFAAKTTRLWRLDKQS from the coding sequence ATGAGAGTTCAGAAGCTGCGCTTTAACAGGCTACAAGTCTTTGTCCTCTCACTCTTAGTGCTAGGAGTCTTCTGGCGTTGCTTCAATCTCGACCACAAAGTTTATTGGGGTGATGAGACCTTTACCTCGTTTCGCATCGCTGGCTATACCGAGACAGAAATTATTCAACAAGCTTTTAATGGCCAAGTTATCACAGTTGATGAGCTTCAAAAGTATCAGCAAGTCACCCCAGAGAAAGATTTAGGCGACACGCTCAGGTCTTTAAGCCTAAAAGACTCCCAACTGCCACCTCTATATTTTGTCCTGGTTCGCTTTTGGGTGCAATTATTTGGCAATTCAGTAACTGTTACCCGTAGCCTTTCGGTCGTTTTTAGCCTACTCGTATTCCCCGCGTTTTATTGGCTGTGTCGAGAGCTCTTTGCGTCCCCTAAAGTTGCCTGGATCACACTGGCACTTGCCGCTGTTTCACCCTTCCAGGTGCTATACGGTCAAGAGGCAAGACCCTATAGCCTGCTAATGGTCACAACCTTGTTGTCGAGTGCAGCCCTGTTACGAGCATTGAGGCTCAAAACTACCTTGAGTTGGGGCTTATATGCCATCACAATGGCACTAGGGTTTTACACGTTCTTACTCTCCGCTTTAGTTGCAATAGGGCATGGCATTTATGTGCTTATTTGCGAAGGCTTGCGTCTGAGCAAAACCACAATTGCCTATCTGCTCGCCTCCCTGACCAGTGGAGTTCTGTTTGCGCCTTGGCTCTGGGTGGTGATCTCAAGCTTGTCCACAATTAATCAGACAACCAGTTGGAAGTCTCGCGAAATGACGCTGTTGCCCCTACTGAGTATGTGGGCACGCAATATCAGTTATGACTTCTTCGATGTGCAACTCGGCTATAACGATCCAGTTCCCTATCTGATTCCGCCGCTCGTCATCCTGGTTATCTATTCCTTCTATTTTGTCTGGCGGCGTGCTCCCAAGCAGGCTCTATTTATCACAACCCTAACTGCTTCAACTGCTCTACCTCCTGTATGGTCTGATCTAATGACAGGTGGGGTTATGTCAACAGCAGCTCGATACTTTATTCCCAGTTATCTAGGCATTAAATTAGCTGTTGCTTATCTTCTAGCAACTCAACTCACAAACTCCTCAAAACAGCCTAATGCTCAACAACGGTGGCGTTTAGCACTGGCTACGCTAAGTTTAATAGGTGTCATTTCCTGTGCTGTTATGTCTGAGGCTGAAACCTGGTGGAATCGCTATCAAAGCTATTACATTCCTCAGGTGGCTCGGGAAATTAACAAGGCGGAGCAGCCGCTAGTAGTTGCTGATGGGTTAAGCAATCAGGGCAATATCATGGCCCTTGGTTATCGGCTGGATCCAAAAGTTCGGTTGCAATTGGTTGTCGCGCCGGAAATTCCCAAGATCCCAGACGGTTTCAGCGATGTCTTTCTCTTCAAACCGAATCAGCAATTTCGAGAGCAAATAGAACGTGAAAATCGGCGTCATGGAGAACTTGTTTTTGCAGCTAAAACCACTAGGCTCTGGCGCTTAGACAAACAGTCGTAA
- a CDS encoding VTT domain-containing protein yields MLNLKTSLFLLTLGCLAATGLALYLLGGINPDQLQTWLRQAGIWAPILYIVLYVIATVLVLPSTALNLTGGALFGPWLGTVWTSLGAIIAAVVAFAFTRTVGRQAVSKRLSGRWQAMDAEVRQGGLFYMFAIRLVPIMPYGLVNFAAGLTSVSFKDYLLGTTIGTVPSVLPFVLLGSSSLEVFKTGDVFPLVAALAMTGILVAGSTWYRRRRMFPTQAQEQLDRARLSDLPTPDPGREP; encoded by the coding sequence GTGCTGAACCTTAAAACTAGCCTCTTCTTGCTAACTTTAGGTTGCCTGGCTGCTACTGGTTTAGCGTTGTACCTGCTTGGCGGTATTAATCCCGATCAATTGCAAACCTGGCTTAGGCAAGCAGGAATTTGGGCGCCAATTTTGTATATTGTGCTCTACGTGATAGCCACAGTCTTGGTGTTGCCCTCCACGGCACTCAATCTCACCGGTGGGGCTCTGTTTGGTCCCTGGCTGGGCACGGTTTGGACGAGCTTAGGTGCAATTATTGCCGCCGTGGTTGCCTTCGCTTTTACACGCACAGTGGGACGACAGGCAGTGTCTAAGCGCTTATCTGGACGCTGGCAGGCAATGGATGCAGAGGTGCGGCAGGGAGGGCTGTTCTACATGTTCGCGATTCGGCTAGTGCCGATCATGCCCTACGGCTTGGTGAACTTTGCGGCTGGGCTCACCTCAGTCAGTTTCAAAGACTACCTGTTAGGCACGACGATTGGCACGGTGCCCAGCGTTCTGCCCTTTGTACTGTTGGGCAGTTCCAGCCTGGAAGTATTCAAAACCGGAGATGTGTTTCCGCTGGTGGCAGCCCTGGCTATGACTGGCATATTAGTAGCGGGCTCTACCTGGTATCGACGACGACGGATGTTCCCAACCCAGGCTCAAGAGCAACTGGACCGCGCCAGATTGTCAGACTTACCAACGCCCGACCCAGGTCGTGAACCATGA
- a CDS encoding alkaline phosphatase family protein — protein sequence MKKPVIAIGMDAADPALLEAWMSQGHLKNLSRLRAQGAYTRLSNFHYYRAETPWTTFLTGRPPEETGFWGPVKLREGTYDVRETGAYDFKEHPPFYALGEDYRVAVFDTPQSTLSDQVNGMQALAWGAHSPLTPSHSRPEPLLSELIRQHGKHPVLNRDHADCRNLKALLRLQKSLETGIARRATICQDLLERDDWDLFLTVFGETHSAGHYMWHLSQPHPLYKLGDETAPDALLATFEAIDRAIGDILTKAPADATVAVFAAHGMGSNVMDLPSMVFLPELLYRWNFGKPGLAPGRLNSRPKPPITSFKKRGWVGEVWSLKHDSNPLRGFLRREAPTKIYDRLEKFLGAPQADDLVSPYEQSANSDSLYWQPANWYRSLWPKMKAFGLPSYSEGYVRINLEGREPEGQVPLAEYNAVCDEISQHLYQLKDARTGKPMVREIVRTRATGAERDPKLPSADLVVLWQEENATDVVDSPDFGRIGPVPFSRTGSHRSEGFFMAQGPGIESGATLPPGHSLDLAPTILELMGAPIPSHFEGKPLLQRSVPSPVA from the coding sequence ATGAAAAAGCCTGTCATTGCCATTGGCATGGATGCAGCCGATCCAGCCCTGCTAGAAGCTTGGATGTCACAGGGGCACCTGAAGAATTTGAGCCGGCTGCGGGCTCAAGGAGCCTATACTCGTCTCAGCAATTTTCACTACTATCGGGCCGAGACGCCCTGGACAACCTTTCTGACTGGTCGTCCTCCTGAGGAGACAGGCTTTTGGGGTCCTGTGAAATTGCGAGAGGGAACTTACGATGTCCGTGAGACCGGCGCTTACGACTTCAAGGAGCATCCACCCTTCTATGCACTGGGCGAAGACTACCGAGTTGCGGTGTTTGATACGCCCCAGTCCACGCTCTCGGATCAGGTGAATGGCATGCAGGCTCTGGCTTGGGGCGCGCACTCTCCTTTGACGCCCAGCCATTCCCGGCCCGAGCCATTGCTATCTGAACTCATCCGCCAGCATGGCAAGCACCCGGTTCTGAATCGGGATCACGCGGACTGTCGCAACCTCAAAGCGCTACTCCGGCTGCAAAAGTCTCTAGAAACTGGCATCGCTCGTCGCGCGACTATTTGCCAGGATCTCTTGGAGAGAGATGATTGGGATCTGTTCTTAACCGTGTTTGGCGAAACCCACTCGGCAGGCCACTACATGTGGCACTTGAGCCAGCCCCACCCGCTCTACAAGCTGGGCGACGAGACTGCGCCTGACGCCTTGCTTGCTACCTTTGAAGCAATTGACCGGGCAATCGGCGATATTCTAACCAAAGCTCCGGCAGATGCGACCGTGGCTGTGTTTGCTGCTCATGGCATGGGCTCCAATGTCATGGACCTGCCCAGTATGGTCTTCTTGCCCGAGCTGCTCTACCGCTGGAACTTCGGTAAGCCCGGCTTGGCGCCGGGCCGGTTGAACTCCCGTCCCAAACCACCGATCACCAGCTTCAAAAAACGTGGCTGGGTCGGCGAAGTCTGGAGTTTAAAGCACGACTCCAATCCGCTCCGTGGTTTCCTACGCCGAGAAGCGCCAACCAAAATTTATGACCGCCTTGAGAAATTCTTAGGCGCACCGCAAGCAGACGACCTGGTCTCCCCCTACGAGCAGTCTGCCAACTCAGATTCTCTATACTGGCAACCTGCCAATTGGTATCGGTCCCTTTGGCCGAAGATGAAGGCCTTTGGATTGCCCAGCTACTCAGAAGGTTATGTTCGTATCAATCTAGAGGGACGAGAGCCTGAGGGCCAAGTTCCGCTGGCTGAATACAACGCTGTATGTGACGAGATTAGTCAGCACCTGTACCAGCTCAAAGATGCCAGAACTGGCAAGCCAATGGTACGGGAGATTGTGCGGACCCGAGCCACAGGTGCTGAACGCGATCCCAAGCTGCCGAGTGCGGACTTGGTTGTGCTGTGGCAAGAGGAAAATGCCACCGACGTCGTTGATAGTCCTGATTTCGGTCGTATTGGCCCTGTCCCCTTCTCTCGCACCGGTAGCCACCGCTCTGAGGGCTTCTTCATGGCTCAAGGACCGGGCATCGAGTCTGGTGCGACGCTGCCCCCTGGGCATTCGCTGGATCTTGCACCCACGATCCTAGAGCTCATGGGCGCACCGATTCCGTCCCATTTTGAGGGCAAGCCTCTGCTGCAACGCTCAGTTCCTAGCCCAGTCGCTTGA
- a CDS encoding glycosyltransferase family 39 protein: MTSLVVVALSIAAVFWIGDHPYGTNWDEANYINRAYRDVSIFKRDGIVGLLQALVQEDVSRPSAFRLLVLPLTLVLGPSPTLVRLVSLACLWLSLLFVYGAARRLAGATAGAFAATFLALCPIMLAASMRFYVDFPLHLAIAAMLYFLFSDWNQEQPRSRNWIGLGLALGLGALAKPPFVFIAVPSLLLAFALSWFKVVLGPKPLALVKAAGLGILIMLPWWAFNFRAALSKSFRSGGFSRHSLGPKGSLVTLIEWLNVVAQSMLGPALALLTLAILGTLLVQLLLKQDPLNRTQATAIAVCLAGALPMLLLAAVGTNQNPRLVSPCLVPFAVTIGVIATATGWTSMKWRAALATAIIGCQLAVMISPSGGSPRYQEGDAAAQSLLWGNPTTTVQRSEQWDWSKLKTLCDTHQLQKARIAYLGSGDNLSPTQIIYAWAVQNQSVSVTELWRYEQGELNWDKIMKEIDSKNVVITVPAFTQPSADQNNLTTYQRFGLMDNQHNVELVERLRNDSSWSGPVQIEMGRFEPTPIFVFLRKTP; the protein is encoded by the coding sequence TTGACCTCTCTGGTTGTCGTTGCTCTTAGCATTGCGGCAGTGTTCTGGATTGGCGACCATCCCTACGGAACCAACTGGGACGAGGCAAATTACATCAACCGGGCTTATCGAGATGTCAGCATCTTTAAGCGTGATGGCATTGTCGGTCTGCTTCAGGCATTGGTTCAAGAGGATGTCAGTCGTCCGTCAGCCTTCCGACTGCTCGTTCTGCCGCTAACACTGGTGCTGGGGCCAAGTCCTACACTGGTGCGCTTGGTGTCTCTAGCTTGTCTCTGGCTCAGTCTGCTGTTTGTCTACGGAGCAGCCAGGCGACTGGCAGGTGCAACAGCCGGTGCATTTGCAGCAACCTTTTTAGCACTTTGCCCAATTATGCTTGCAGCTAGCATGCGGTTCTATGTGGACTTTCCGCTCCACTTAGCGATTGCCGCCATGCTGTACTTTCTATTCTCGGACTGGAATCAGGAGCAACCCCGCTCTCGTAACTGGATCGGCTTGGGATTAGCTCTTGGTTTGGGGGCACTGGCCAAACCTCCTTTTGTGTTTATCGCGGTACCAAGTCTTCTACTCGCCTTTGCCTTGAGCTGGTTTAAGGTGGTGCTTGGCCCCAAACCGCTAGCCTTAGTCAAAGCAGCAGGTTTAGGTATCCTGATCATGCTGCCTTGGTGGGCTTTTAACTTCCGGGCAGCTCTCTCTAAGTCATTTCGTTCGGGTGGCTTTTCAAGGCATTCCTTAGGACCTAAAGGATCGCTGGTTACTCTCATAGAGTGGCTCAACGTTGTTGCCCAATCGATGCTGGGGCCAGCCCTAGCGCTCCTCACCCTAGCGATTCTGGGAACTTTGCTGGTGCAATTGCTCCTCAAGCAAGACCCGCTCAATCGCACTCAGGCAACAGCGATTGCCGTTTGTTTGGCCGGAGCTTTACCCATGCTGCTGCTAGCGGCAGTAGGTACCAACCAAAACCCACGTTTGGTTTCTCCCTGCCTGGTCCCTTTTGCGGTGACAATTGGGGTTATTGCCACTGCAACTGGCTGGACTTCCATGAAGTGGCGAGCAGCACTGGCCACGGCAATTATCGGTTGTCAGTTAGCAGTGATGATTTCCCCCTCCGGTGGCAGCCCACGTTATCAGGAGGGCGATGCAGCTGCGCAAAGTCTACTGTGGGGTAACCCCACCACCACGGTGCAGCGGTCTGAGCAATGGGATTGGTCCAAGCTCAAAACACTGTGTGACACGCATCAACTGCAAAAGGCGAGAATCGCCTATTTAGGTAGTGGCGACAATCTTAGCCCCACGCAAATTATCTACGCTTGGGCAGTACAAAATCAGAGCGTAAGTGTAACCGAGCTTTGGCGGTATGAGCAGGGGGAGCTCAATTGGGACAAGATCATGAAGGAAATCGACTCGAAAAATGTTGTCATTACTGTTCCAGCTTTTACTCAACCGTCTGCTGACCAGAACAACTTAACTACTTATCAACGCTTCGGTCTGATGGACAATCAACATAATGTCGAGCTGGTGGAGCGATTGCGCAATGACTCCAGCTGGAGTGGACCCGTGCAAATCGAAATGGGGCGCTTTGAACCAACGCCAATTTTCGTGTTTTTACGCAAAACACCTTAA
- a CDS encoding glycosyltransferase has protein sequence MPLISVVIPVYNGEKTIQETVDSVLKQTFTDFELLIINDGSQDSTLEILSNIQDPRLKILSYPNAGLAASRNRGTAQATGEFIAFLDADDLWTTDKLEAQLQALQANPQAAVAYSWTDYINDASQFIQAGTHMTRNGSVLGQLLVTNFVENGSNPLIRKQALLEVGDFDESLTAAEDWDMWLRLAKHYEFVGVRKVQILYRRTNSMSSNVVRQERECLKILNRAFDQAPEAIQQLRKYSYANLYKYLTFKALDGPPGLQRGYAAARCLWHSIQNNPALLQQRRMVLSVMFKILKKALTPPLSIQAKP, from the coding sequence ATGCCACTGATCTCTGTTGTCATTCCCGTCTATAACGGCGAAAAAACGATTCAAGAAACGGTTGACTCGGTTCTGAAGCAAACATTCACGGATTTTGAGCTGCTAATCATTAACGATGGTTCGCAGGACTCGACTCTAGAAATTCTCAGCAACATTCAGGATCCACGCCTCAAGATTCTGTCCTACCCCAATGCTGGCTTAGCGGCCAGCCGCAATCGAGGTACAGCTCAAGCAACTGGCGAGTTTATTGCCTTCCTAGACGCAGATGATCTTTGGACCACCGACAAACTAGAGGCACAACTTCAAGCACTGCAAGCCAATCCTCAGGCAGCAGTGGCCTACAGCTGGACTGATTACATCAACGATGCCAGCCAATTTATTCAGGCAGGCACCCACATGACGCGCAATGGCAGTGTGTTGGGTCAGCTTTTGGTCACTAATTTTGTCGAGAACGGTTCCAATCCATTAATTCGGAAGCAGGCATTGCTGGAAGTGGGCGACTTCGATGAGTCACTTACGGCAGCTGAAGATTGGGACATGTGGTTGCGCTTAGCGAAACACTATGAATTTGTGGGGGTGCGCAAAGTCCAGATTTTGTACAGACGGACCAATTCGATGTCGTCTAATGTGGTCAGGCAGGAGCGCGAGTGCCTAAAGATATTGAATCGAGCTTTTGATCAGGCCCCCGAAGCCATTCAACAGTTGCGCAAGTATAGCTATGCCAATCTCTACAAATACTTGACCTTCAAGGCGTTAGATGGCCCGCCGGGATTGCAGCGCGGTTATGCAGCAGCACGGTGTCTCTGGCACTCTATTCAGAACAACCCAGCCTTACTGCAACAAAGACGGATGGTGCTGTCGGTGATGTTCAAAATCCTCAAAAAGGCTCTCACTCCACCCTTGTCAATCCAAGCGAAACCATGA
- a CDS encoding glycosyltransferase family 39 protein, giving the protein MLRLPSIQGKSKAWGFHSTWLQYFIIVVLVLGVFFRFVNIDHKVYWKDEAYTSLRISGYTKAQFIQQMFDGRELGLEELRKYQRPNPELGLDATIKSLATDAPQHSPLYFSLARFGMQWFGDSIAIPRGLSALFSLLVFPCLYWLCVELFESSTIGWVAMALMAVSPFQVLYAQEARQYSLWAAVTLLSSTLLLRALRLKTKTSWALYAVSVALGLYTYLFAALVTAAHGLYVLIQERFRLSKTVLAYALATIVSGLSFIPWVLVILDNSSRIRSNTAWLKSDLPLLSLLKLWARNISYAFFDIQFGYDDPFVYMIPPILLLVGYAFYFLCRKAPTHIWLFVLLLAVVPALPLALPDLLSGGLRSITGRYLIPSYLGIQLAVAYLLGRQVSSPSLKPQQQKLWQLVLALVISGGVISCAISSQAETWWTKSASYYDPAVAHMINKAERPLVISSDNTNVNVLSLSYLLDPKVRLILVREPNLPTTIPSGFSNVFLYNISPELRREFEQEPTYQSYKVERRYSSKPTQLWELVKQ; this is encoded by the coding sequence ATGCTCAGGCTCCCATCTATACAAGGCAAGTCAAAGGCTTGGGGATTTCATTCGACCTGGCTACAGTATTTCATTATCGTTGTGCTGGTGCTGGGCGTATTTTTCCGGTTTGTCAATATTGACCATAAGGTTTACTGGAAAGACGAAGCTTACACTTCACTACGCATTTCTGGCTACACCAAAGCTCAGTTTATCCAGCAGATGTTTGACGGGCGCGAACTCGGTCTGGAGGAACTCCGGAAGTACCAACGCCCTAACCCTGAGCTAGGGCTGGACGCCACAATCAAATCCCTAGCGACTGATGCGCCCCAGCACTCGCCGCTCTACTTCTCGCTCGCTCGCTTTGGTATGCAGTGGTTCGGTGATTCCATTGCTATCCCTAGGGGTTTGTCAGCCCTGTTTAGCCTGTTGGTATTTCCTTGCCTCTACTGGTTATGTGTAGAGCTGTTTGAGTCTTCGACCATCGGTTGGGTTGCAATGGCTTTAATGGCGGTTTCGCCATTTCAGGTGTTGTATGCCCAAGAAGCTCGTCAGTACAGCTTGTGGGCTGCGGTGACGCTGCTGTCGAGTACGCTTTTACTGCGGGCATTACGTCTTAAAACTAAGACCAGTTGGGCACTGTACGCAGTCAGTGTAGCTTTGGGGCTCTACACCTATCTATTTGCGGCTCTAGTAACAGCAGCGCATGGCTTATATGTGCTGATCCAGGAGCGCTTTCGTCTTAGCAAAACGGTGCTGGCTTACGCACTGGCAACCATTGTCAGTGGGTTAAGCTTCATTCCCTGGGTGTTGGTGATTCTGGACAATTCGTCTCGCATCCGGAGCAACACAGCCTGGCTCAAAAGCGATTTACCTCTGCTTTCCCTGCTGAAGCTTTGGGCACGCAATATTAGCTACGCCTTTTTTGATATTCAGTTTGGCTATGACGACCCATTCGTCTATATGATCCCACCGATTCTGTTATTGGTGGGCTATGCATTCTATTTTCTCTGCCGCAAAGCTCCAACTCACATTTGGCTCTTTGTTTTGCTTCTGGCTGTCGTGCCTGCCCTGCCTCTGGCACTACCCGACTTGCTGTCTGGAGGCTTGCGTTCGATCACCGGGCGCTATCTAATCCCATCCTATTTGGGCATTCAACTGGCAGTAGCCTACTTACTAGGACGGCAAGTTAGCTCGCCCTCACTCAAGCCACAGCAACAAAAACTTTGGCAGTTGGTGTTGGCTCTGGTGATCTCTGGCGGTGTCATTTCCTGTGCGATTAGCTCCCAGGCGGAAACCTGGTGGACCAAGTCTGCCAGCTATTATGATCCAGCAGTTGCTCACATGATCAACAAAGCCGAGCGTCCCCTAGTCATTAGCAGCGACAACACCAACGTCAATGTTCTGTCACTCAGCTATCTTCTAGATCCAAAGGTACGGCTCATTCTAGTTAGGGAACCAAATTTGCCGACAACGATTCCGAGCGGCTTTAGCAATGTTTTTCTCTACAATATTTCTCCCGAGCTTCGTCGGGAATTTGAGCAAGAGCCTACTTACCAAAGCTATAAAGTCGAGCGCCGTTACTCATCCAAGCCCACACAACTTTGGGAGCTGGTGAAGCAATAG
- a CDS encoding glycosyltransferase family 2 protein: MKPQYSFIVPIYNEQENIPELYRRISAVMDRMDGPTELLLINDGSRDASLSMLRELREKDERVCYLSFARNFGHQIAVTAGLNFSRGQVIAILDADLQDPPELIPDMVEKWRQGYQVIYAQRIQRRQESWFKRFTAYAFYRILKRLADVDIPTDTGDFCLMDRQVVDALNVMPERNRYIRGLRSWIGFRQTAIRFERDPRFAGEVKYTFRKSFALAVNGLVSFSKVPLRLSTYVGLLSATAAILMALLVLYWRLFQPGSPINGFATIAIAILFLGAVQLVSIGILGEYIGRIYEEVKGRPLYTLAEVGGFTPAPGNTDNGNHLRTTPYVDSQPH; this comes from the coding sequence ATGAAGCCGCAATACTCCTTTATTGTGCCGATTTATAACGAGCAGGAGAACATTCCAGAGCTGTATCGCCGCATCAGTGCAGTGATGGATCGGATGGACGGCCCAACCGAGTTACTTCTGATCAACGACGGCAGCCGGGATGCCTCACTGTCTATGCTGCGCGAGCTACGGGAGAAAGACGAGCGAGTCTGCTATCTCAGTTTTGCCCGTAACTTCGGTCATCAAATTGCAGTGACAGCAGGACTGAATTTCTCTCGGGGCCAAGTCATTGCAATCCTGGACGCTGATTTACAGGACCCACCGGAGTTGATTCCAGACATGGTGGAAAAGTGGCGCCAGGGCTATCAGGTCATCTATGCTCAGCGCATCCAACGCCGTCAAGAGAGCTGGTTCAAGCGGTTCACAGCCTACGCCTTCTATCGAATTCTCAAGCGTCTAGCAGATGTGGATATCCCCACAGACACCGGGGATTTCTGCTTAATGGATCGGCAGGTGGTGGATGCGCTTAACGTGATGCCAGAGCGAAATCGCTATATTCGCGGACTTCGCTCATGGATTGGTTTCCGTCAAACTGCGATTCGTTTTGAGCGTGACCCGCGATTTGCAGGCGAGGTCAAATATACCTTTCGCAAATCGTTCGCCTTGGCCGTTAATGGTTTGGTGTCTTTCTCCAAGGTCCCCCTGCGTCTCTCAACCTATGTAGGTCTCTTGTCTGCTACTGCCGCTATTTTAATGGCCCTGCTGGTGCTCTACTGGCGGTTATTTCAACCTGGCTCTCCCATCAATGGCTTTGCCACCATTGCCATTGCAATTCTCTTTTTGGGAGCCGTGCAATTGGTCAGTATTGGCATTTTAGGCGAATATATTGGGCGAATTTATGAAGAAGTTAAAGGCCGACCTCTGTATACTTTGGCCGAAGTGGGAGGTTTCACTCCAGCTCCGGGCAATACAGACAATGGCAACCATTTAAGAACGACGCCTTACGTTGATTCGCAGCCTCATTAA
- the hpsE gene encoding hormogonium polysaccharide biosynthesis glycosyltransferase HpsE, with amino-acid sequence MSLDFTVAIPTYNGASRLPAILDRLKTQVQVDQIAWEIIIVDNNSKDDTAKVVQEYQANWPEAFPLKYYFEAEQGAAFARVRAVQEAQAELIGFIDDDNLPAPDWVSAAYSFGQEHPKAGAYGGQIHGDYEVAPPENFRRIQSFLAIRERGSKPHLYDPENLSLPPAAAVVVRKSVWYNHVPSRPKLSGKVRGSMVQGDDYEPLLYMYRAGWEIWYNPAMHTHHQIPHWRLERDYLMSLVRGSSLCICDLRMINAKSWQKPIVFTKILLGSTRRTLLHVLKYRGKIKTDLIAACEMEFFLGSLLSPFYFLNKTLKSKTTALRDP; translated from the coding sequence ATGAGCTTGGACTTTACTGTAGCCATCCCTACCTATAATGGGGCAAGCCGCTTGCCTGCTATCCTTGATCGATTAAAGACACAGGTACAGGTAGACCAAATTGCTTGGGAAATCATCATTGTTGACAACAACAGCAAAGACGATACGGCTAAAGTTGTCCAAGAATACCAAGCCAACTGGCCTGAAGCTTTTCCCTTAAAGTATTACTTTGAAGCTGAGCAGGGAGCGGCCTTTGCTCGGGTGCGAGCAGTACAAGAGGCCCAGGCCGAGCTTATCGGCTTTATTGATGACGACAATCTACCGGCTCCAGATTGGGTGAGTGCTGCCTATAGCTTTGGTCAGGAGCATCCCAAAGCGGGGGCCTACGGTGGTCAGATTCACGGCGATTATGAAGTGGCACCGCCAGAAAATTTCAGAAGAATTCAATCTTTTCTGGCGATCCGCGAGCGGGGCTCTAAACCTCACTTGTATGACCCTGAGAACTTAAGTTTGCCACCTGCGGCTGCAGTGGTAGTGCGTAAATCCGTCTGGTACAACCATGTACCTAGCCGCCCCAAATTGAGCGGTAAGGTGCGTGGCTCCATGGTGCAGGGTGACGACTACGAACCGCTGCTCTATATGTACCGAGCAGGTTGGGAAATTTGGTACAACCCAGCAATGCACACGCATCATCAAATTCCTCACTGGAGGCTAGAGCGAGACTACTTGATGTCGCTAGTACGTGGCTCTAGCTTATGCATTTGTGATTTACGTATGATCAATGCAAAAAGCTGGCAAAAGCCAATTGTATTCACTAAGATTCTGCTGGGAAGTACCCGTCGCACCCTGCTCCATGTTCTGAAATATCGGGGCAAAATTAAAACTGATCTCATCGCTGCTTGTGAGATGGAATTTTTTCTGGGTAGTTTACTTAGCCCTTTCTATTTTCTAAATAAAACCTTGAAGAGTAAGACCACTGCCCTGCGCGATCCTTAG